AGTCGATTCAATAAAAGTCATTCTTCTATGATCCTCTCTTGTCGTCTTTGAAATATTGGTTGTAAATTCTTGAACAACTAAAgctttggatttccaaatccctATGATGTATAATAgtatcttattttcttcatctGATATCGACATGTCTTTATATGTAACCATGTTAACTAAAGATAGATCACTGTATAATATGGttagtttttataataaatctagAGAAGATATGTTCTCTATCCTGCAGGCCTGGTTTTTTCTTGTATGAAACAAATTTTGTCTGGACGATATAGACTCTTGCCAAAAACCACATAGTCTGTCACACCGTCATTGTTAAATTATCCGTTGCTGTAAACACGACCAGCTCAACTATGTCATAGGCATTGTGCAGGCATTTCAGAAACCAgctcaattattttattaacttggttttcatttcattacaaactacaaatattttacaagcatatatatatattttttttttctcaatcaacCAACAACAATCCTACCGATGTCAAATATCAAATCCCAACAACAATCCTTGAGAACCCTCCCATTcaaatttgatgttgttttgtttgctccATAATGTCTTGAATGAGCAATGTGAAATTAGCATCTGaagatcctccttctcccaaagcCTTATTTGCCAAGTCACTAAGTTCTTTgactattcttcttctctcttctgcttcttcactATCACCCATTAGCTCGTCCACTGCTTTTCTCACACTTTCTCTACTCACCATCACTCCTATCTCCTCTTCTTTTCCAtatttcatcattttttctACTCCTATCTTTAACCCCGATTTTAATATCTGCACGATCAACTTCTCATTCAAGAATTGTTCAGCAGACAAAGGCCATGTCAATAATGGTACTCCTGCAGTAATTCCTTCTAGAgtcgagttccatccacagtgAGTCAAAAACCCTCCGATGGATGCGTGTGAGAGGATGAAAACTTGGGGCGCCCAACCTTTGATCACAAGTCCTCTACCTTTGATCCGCTCTTCGAATCCGCTTTGCTGCATCCACATTGCTAAATCCCCATATTTTCCCCATTCTCTTATTACCCATATGAAAGGTTTCTTAGATTCCTCAAGGCCTAGTCCTAGCTCTTTGAGTTGAGCCAAGGGAAGATTACATAGACTGCCAAGGCAAACGTAGAGCACCGAACCAGCTTCTTGAGAGTCAAGAATTTGAAGACATTGGTCCTGACCAATAGAAGCCTTGTCTCCTCTTTTAGCTTTTTCTAACCCCAACTTATTGCACAAAGAAACAGGTCCAACGCACCAAACTTTTCCAGCCCTTGCTTTCCGATATTCTCTTGCATAATCAACCTCTAACTCTTCAAAACTGTTCACAATAACACCATAAGAGTCATTATCAGCTTCGATAATCTTGGCCGTACTCTCTTTCATATTTCCTTCAATAAGCTGTAGCACAGAGACTTGCGGTTTAGTGAACTCAACTCTATCAGGAAAGCCAGGTAAATCGAAATACTCATCGTTAGATTCTATAACTTTTAAGATCCCGCTTTCTCGAACCACTTGTATGCACATGAGGCTGAAACAAGAAAATCCATGGAAGAGAAGTTTGGGGATCTTGAATTTCTTGGCAAGTCTTGAAGTGAAAGGAAGGCTCATGTCTCCAATTATGCAGCTCGGCCGCGGCTGAACCATCTCCACCATAGCTTTCTCTACTTGCTCCTCAAGCGAGTTGGCTGCGTCAAAGAACTTCACCATATCGACCATTGAAGCCAACATATCTACACTCTCGCACCCTTCTGGCAAACTAGCTTGTCGAGACGGAAACTTAACTTCAACGATGTTGATGGTCggaaaggaagaggaagaggagagtgaAGTCTTGATCTTGGCTACATTTTGGGTAGTTGTGATGATAGAGACGGTCACGCCTTGACGCTGGGACAAGAGCCTAGAAATATCGACCAATGGGATCATATGACCTTGGGCCATAAAGGGTATTACGACGAAGTGAAGAACATCATGAGAACACATTGTAAAAGATCTTAATATTAGCAAACAAATAGATGTTTCTAAAGACTTAAAAAGCAAGCCACTCTTTACAAATGTTATATATAGCTACGATAGAGTTTAGATCATAACAAGTTTTGACCCGTCTAAAGATAATGcgtaagaaaattatattttactttaccAAGAAAACTTCAAATTGAGTTTTGATTCTAGTCGATGAAAAGAGTAGACCGACCACATATATAACAATTAGTCTGATCGTATCTGTTGATATATTCGTGTCATCATCTGTATTGAAACCTAGGAACAAAGAATTAGAATATGGCAAGCATCATGAAATGGGtcaaaaagataataattaattaaaagagttGGCGGGTCAAATTAGGTCTCCTGAATATTTTTGAGAATTCGTACATTACAATCATCGTTAACTTTATTTTCACATCACATGAGAGTAGATGTATCtgttgatttctttgttttgttcattttatGACACAGAGCTATAAATGATGGCTTTTAATACTTACACTGACCCGAATCATTAGTAATGACATTGCTGATCTTGGAATTTTGCTAACCAACGCCCCCCAAACACCTGAACAGACGGTTCCATAACTTACTTACAGGCATGAGTCTCCAATTTATCTTAAAGTTAAGAAGAGTAAAAAGAACAGTTACCTTAAGTGATCCACTTAGTGTGAACATTTCACAACTTCCAAATTCTTCTGCATTAGACTGCTCAATTCACAGACCAAAGCCTCACCCCATAAGCCTCTTTTTGCCTATAtcttaaaacccaaaaaaagaaacatagttTAGAAACAAATACAACCACCAAAATAGAGCTGCAATACTCAGCATACAGTATTAATTTTTCTAAGAGGATACCTGAGTTCTCACAAGTGGATATCATTTGTTTCTCGAGTTCCTGGACTGCATCGAATATCCCATGAGCAGTATAGGTTTTGATCATAGTAGCAAAAGTGACTCTATCAGGCTTACATTTTCTCTCTTCCATTTGTATGTACAATTCTTTCATCGTAGCCAAATCACCAGCCTCACCATATGCATTGATTATGCAATTGAAGAACGGAGTATCCAGTATCACATCAGAATTCACAATTTGCCTCAAAATTGAATCTATCTTAAAGACAAGACCAGCTCTACTATACGCGTTAACAAGCGAACAATAAGTGATTGAGTTTGGTTTCACTCCTTGATACTTCATTTTCCTGAATACATCATCCATTTTCTCNNNNNNNNNNNNNNNNNNNNNNNNNNNNNNNNNNNNNNNNNNNNNNNNNNNNNNNNNNNNNNNNNNNNNNNNNNNNNNNNNNNNNNNNNNNNNNNNNNNNNNNNNNNNNNNNNNNNNNNNNNNNNNNNNNNNNNNNNNNNNNNNNNNNNNNNNNNNNNNNNNNNNNNNNNNNNNNNNNNNNNNNNNNNNNNNNNNNNNNNNNNNNNNNNNNNNNNNNNNNNNNNNNNNNNNNNNNNNNNNNNNNNNNNNNNNNNNNNNNNNNNNNNNNNNNNNNNNNNNNNNNNNNNNNNNNNNNNNNNNNNNNNNNNNNNNNNNNNNNNNNNNNNNNNNNNNNNNNNNNNNNNNNNNNNNNNNNNNNNNNNNNNNNNNNNNNNNNNNNNNNNNNNNNNNNNNNNNNNNNNNNNNNNNNNNNNNNNNNNNNNNNNNNNNNNNNNNNNNNNNNNNNNNNNNNNNNNNNNNNNNNNNNNNNNNNNNNNNNNNNNNNNNNNNNNNNNNNNNNNNNNNNNNNNNNNNNNNNNNNNNNNNNNNNNNNNNNNNNNNNNNNNNNNNNNNNNNNNNNNNNNNNNNNNNNNNNNNNNNNNNNNNNNNNNNNNNNNNNNNNNNNNNNNNNNNNNNNNNNNNNNNNNNNNNNNNNNNNNNNNNNNNNNNNNNNNNNNNNNNNNNNNNNNNNNNNNNNNNNNNNNNNNNNNNNNNNNNNNNNNNNNNNNNNNNNNNNNNNNNNNNNNNNNNNNNNNNNNTATCAGGCTTACATTTTCTCTCTTCCATTTGTATGTACAATTCTTTCATCGTAGCCAAATCACCAGCCTCACCATATGCATTGATTATGCAATTGAAGAACGGAGTATCCAGTATCACATCAGAATTCACAATTTGCCTCAAAATTGAATCTATCTTAAAGACAAGACCAGCTCTACTATACGCGTTAACAAGCGAACAATAAGTGATTGAGTTTGGTTTCACTCCTTGATACTTCATTTTCCTGAATACATCATCCATTTTCTCGATTCTTCCAGCTTTTCCAAACGTCTCAATCACTATATTATAACTGACAGTCGTCAAGGAGAAGAACCTTTTCTCCATGAAATCCATAACCGAGCACATCTTCTTATACATTCCCGCTTTTCCAAACGACAAAATCAGTATATTAAATGTAGTAATGTCTGGCTGCACTCCCATGAGCTGGAACCGATTATACCAGCTCTCCATCTTCCTCGTGTTACCACCATTTCCATATGACCCAATGATCGAGTTAAGCGTGAAAACATCCGGAAGAGAATCTCCATCCTCGATCATATCAGCCAGAACATTTTCCATTTCCTCAAACAAACCAGCCTTTCCATACCCATCAATAATAGTATTGTAAGTAACCGTACTGCATCCAACTCCAAGATACGACATCTCAAGAACAATACTTTTAACCAGATCAAACCGACCAAGTTTGCAGCAACAACTGATGAGAACAGTGAAGGTAAACACATCTGGCTTACAGTCACTAACCGATTTCATATACTCAAGCGTGGCGAACGCCTTGTCAAGAAGCCCGCTTTTGCCATAAACAGCTATAAGAGATGTATACACATCAATGGTAGGTTTCAATCCTTCAGATAACATTACTTCAAAAAGCAAGCTAGCTTGATCAGGCTGTTTGCAATTCCCAAGCGCTTTGAAAAGCTTTGTGTATGTTTTGCATCTTGGTTCATACCAATGCTGCTTCCTAAGAAGATTGAAAATCTATAAAGCAGAGAGATTGGGCAAATGAGTTTCGATTAGAGtaaagaaattagaaaagaatTCAAAAGGGTACTGTACCTTTAACGCAGACTGCCATCGATTCTCTTTGATAGCTTCATCAAGTGCTTCAAGAACAGCTTTTGGCCATAAAGTTAAGTACTTTTCGGAATTTGCTTTTCTCTCGACGCCTTTGACAGCAGCGTCTGCTCTCAGAATCCGGGATAACTCTTTCTTGGGATCTATTCGGTGTCTTGTTGATATCAGACCAGAGTTTAATTTCCCAGTAGGTTCTTTGGGGCTTTTTGTCGAACACGTTGTGGGCGTTGCTGAAATAGAGGCTACACGCCGAGAACAAACCGTGGAAGATATGTGTTGCCGAGAAAAGCAGAGTTTTATAGTTTCAATGGCGTATGGGGAATTAATCCCTTGAACAGGATTCTGTATCACTTCCATCGGAGAAAAAATGCGAGAGAAGATAAGGGGAGGACGAAGAAGACACTGCAAATTTCGGTGTAGGGAGGAGCTAGAAGACGATACAGTTGTTCTGCTTCATATGTTCGGTTTAGTTCAATTAGATGGTTCGGTTTACATAATTAATCGGTTTGTATGATGTAGCGAATGGTTTGATGTGGTTTTAGATTCCGATAAGTTtcacttttatcttatttatcacTTTTATGATTTATCTAGCACTTTTTCCGGTTCACAGGTTTTAATCGAAAATAGatgtgaaattttaatttcaaatttgtcAAACCGAAATTGGACGCAACTTCTTGGCACTGAACCGGAATTTGGAATTATGACATGAACCGTGGAGGCTAACTGTTAGTCACGTGTTCATTACGCTCCTCCAGACGCCGCCGTGAACGGGGCACCGACCAAAtcagacaacaaaagaaaagtcaaaGATGGAAACTTTCACTTATGCTTTTTAACAAGTTCCTGTAGTAAACAACCTGTGAAGACTgtaagaagaacaacaacacgaATCAAGTAATCGAGAGTTTGATTTTGACTTAAgacaaagatagagagagagagagatggagttTAAGGAGTTAAAAGAAGCAATAGAGGAAGTAGAGCTCGTCGATGGTCACGCACACAACATTGTCTCTCTTGACTCGTCTTTCCCGTTCATCGGAACTTTCTCCGAGGCTAACGGCGACGCCTTGACCTTCGCTCCTCATTCTCTTTCCTTCAAGGTATACACACGACCGATGATACCATATGTCTCCTCTCCTGTGTTGTTCAATCAAACCCTCTTAAAACGCCGACGTTTTAGTTTGATTAATTGGtatggatgtttttttttggttgtattgtATGAGTGAAAAACAGAGGAACTTGAGGGAGATTGCTCAACTTTATGGCACTCAAGTATCTTTAGAAGCGATTGAGGAACATCGTAAGACCACGGGTTTGGAGTCTTTTACTACCAAGTGTTTTCAAGAAGCTCGAATCTCTGCTCTGCTCATTGATGATGGATTGAAGCTTGACAAGAAACATGACATTGAATGGCATAGAAACTTTGTTCCTTTTGTTGGTCGAGTCTTGCGTATCGAAACTCTTGCTGAGCAAATCCTCGATGAGGAGAGTCCTCCTGATGCTTCGTCTACTTGGAGTTTGGATTCTTTCACTAGAGCCTTTGTTGAAAGATTAAATGCATATCCTTTACCtttatctttactttttttaatacACACTCTTAGTGAATGTGACTATATATACACTAGAGTTGGTTTACCTTGACTACTTTTGGTGTCACGCTTGTTCCAGAGATTGTTGCTTTAAAAACTATTGCTGCTTATCGTAGCGGTTTGGATATTGATACTCATGTGAGTAAAGAAGTTGCTGAGAAAGGCCTCGCTGAAGTCTTGCAAGGTAAGACGGTTTGCACATTGGTCCATCAAGAAGTAACATAGCTGTTGTCTAACACTTTAAACCCTGTTGTTACTGCAGCTGGATGTCCTGTACGCATAGGAAACAAAGGCTTGATTGATTACATTGTTACTTGTAGTTTGGAGTTAGCTGCACGTTACGACTTGCCCTTGCAGATTCACACAGGGTATGTATGCAAGATTTGGTCAAACTCTGTGAGGGTCTTTGTGATTGATGTTAGTAAAGTCTGATTCTTTTCTCATTAAACAAACCTGAATATTTAGTGAGGTTGAAGTGTGCAGTAAGCTTTTGTCCTTCAATTGAGGATTTGTTCTGTGCTTTACATAGAATCAGAAACTCATGTTCTGAGGTTTGTAGTAATGAAAaatctaattttcttttgttgtttgagACAGTTTTGGTGACAGGGATTTGGATTTGAGGTTGTCCAACCCTCTTCACCTTAGAACCCTTCTTGAAGACAAAAGATTTGCAAAGTGTCGTATAGTTCTTCTTCATGCATCTTATCCATTCTCAAAGGAAGCATCGTTTCTGTCTTCAGTTTATCCTCAGGTTTACTTCATCCCATTTCAATTAATCTGTAAAGTTATGTCTAGTCGTTAACTTATTTTCTATCAATCTCTTTTTGTTCCTTAAGGTTTACCTTGATTTCGGGTTGGCGGTTCCAAAGCTTAGTGTCCATGGTATGGTGTCTTCAGTTAAAGAGCTCCTTGACTTAGCGCCAACGAAGAAGGTAATTACTAAATGCAGCATGTTAACATTGCTAAGTTTCTTTATCTCTTACttgcattgtttttgttgttgaccATGAGTCATAGAAAATGCTAAGCATAGGAAATTTTGCAGGTTATGTTCAGCACTGATGGGTATGCATCTCCTGAGACCTACTATTTAGGTTAGCTGAAGTTGCTACCTCTTATGTATAGTTTGTAAcatgcttatatatatgttttaatccTGTTTCTAAGATTTGAAACTTGAAATCTCCTCGCTTTAGTCTTGAACAAAGCTCTCTATGTTTTTGGCAGGTGCAAAGAAGGCACGAGAGGTCATCTTCTTAGTTCTGCGTGATGCTTGTGCCAGTGGTGATCTCTCACTCATGGAAGCTATTGATGCAGCTAAAGATATTTTTTCAAGAAATTCGATTGAATTTTATAAGCTTGATTTAAAGACAAAATCTTCTAGTCCACAAAGTATAATATCTACCAAATTAGAGATGAAGGAGCCTGATGTTCAAGAAGATAGTAGNNNNNNNNNNNNNNNNNNNNNNNNNNNNNNNNNNNNNNNNNNNNNNNNNNNNNNNNNNNNNNNNNNNNNNNNNNNNNNNNNNNNNNNNNNNNNNNNNNNNNNNNNNNNNNNNNNNNNNNNNNNNNNNNNNNNNNNNNNNNNNNNNNNNNNNNNNNNNNNNNNNNNNNNNNNNNNNNNNNNNNNNNNNNNNNNNNNNNNNNNNNNNNNNNNNNNNNNNNNNNNNNNNNNNNNNNNNNNNNNNNNNNNNNNNNNNNNNNNNNNNNNNNNNNNNNNNNNNNNNNNNNNNNNNNNNNNNNNNNNNNNNNNNNNNNNNNNNNNNNNNNNNNNNNNNNNNNNNNNNNNNNNNNNNNNNNNNNNNNNNNNNNNNNNNNNNNNNNNNNNNNNNNNNNNNNNNNNNNNNNNNNNNNNNNNNNNNNNNNNNNNNNNNNNNNNNNNNNNNNNNNNNNNNNNNNNNNNNNNNNNNNNNNNNNNNNNNNTTCAAGCACATCGTTTTAACAGTAGCGTGAAGAAGAACGGCGTTGGTCTGACTGTTGTAACAATGGGGATGACTTCATTTGCTGATGGACCAGCAGAAGGGTCTAATTTGACGGGTGTGGGTGAGATTAGACTGGTTCCGGATCTATCAACCAAGCATACAATACCTTGGTACTTTACTCGTGTTCGATCTCTTTGCATTTAACTTTAcatatcttcttttcttatttgttaCCGTATCATATCTACTATTAGGACAAAGCAAGAGAGCATGGTTTTAGGTGACATGTACTTAAAGCCTGGTGAAGCATGGGAATACTGTCCAAGAGAGACCTTAAGAAGGGTCACAAAAGTTCTCAAAGATGAATTTGATTTGgtaaaaaatcttcataaactCTCTCTATGGAAACttttatttgctttttggtTTGCTTGAACTCAAACTGTCCTTGGCTTTTAGGTAATGAACGCTGGTTTTGAGAATGAGTTTTATCTCCTCAAGAATGTTGTGCGGTATGTATGCGACTATAAGTTTCTTGAATCTTGGTTTTTTTGTTCAGTCCAATCATTTTCATAATCTTAACACTAGTCCTACCCAAAACTATTTTAAGGGAAGGGAAAGAAGAGTATGTGCCTTTTGACTTTGGTCCGTACTGTTCTGCATCCTCATTCGATGCTGCAGCTCCTATTTTCCATGATATTGTACCTGCACTCGAGTCCTTGAACATCACAGTTGAACAGGTTACCAAACAGTTTAAAAATCATTTCATAATGATCAGTCTGTATCATGTGTCTtgacatgtatatattttgtcatAGTTTCATGCTGAATCCGGGAAAGGTCAGTTTGAACTATCTCTCGGTCACACTGTTGCATCTCATGCTGCCGACAATTTGGTTTATACACGTGAAGTTGTAAGATCGGTAGCAAGGAAACATGGATTGCTTGCGACCTTTGTTCCAAAGTATTTCAGTCTCCTCCCCACTAAAGTTATAATGCCCTTTAACCGCAAAGTTTTGAAAGAATCCATTTATGTGTTTTGATAGGTATGATTTATGTGACATTGGTTCTGGGTCACATGTACATCTGAGTCTTTGGAAAAACGGCAAAAATGTCTTCCCGGCATCTGATAAGTCATCTGCTCTTGGAATTTCCTCCGTTGGAGAAGAGTTCATGGCTGGAGTTCTGTTTCACCTTCCTTCAATTGTAGCAATTATAGCTCCACTCCCAAACAGGTAACTCTAGAACCATGTATTTCTAGTAACTTCCTCAAGTTGTTActaaaagttgcaatatttttaactaaaaatttcAGCTATGATCGACTCCAACCTAATACATGGAGTGGAGCATTCCAATGCTGGGGCAAGGAAAACCGTGAAGCGGCTATAAGAACAGCTTCTCCACCAGGAACTCCTGATGGAATATTTAcaaactttgagatcaagactTTTGATGGCTCTGCAAATCCTCACTTTGGTTTGGCTGCTATAATGGCTGCCGGTATTGATGGTCTCCGACGACATCTCAAACTACCTATTGGAATAGGTATACATATTTCTGTTActcattttcatatatttagtCTTAAGATGAAGCTTTTGATCTTGAGTTGTTCGGATGAAGTTTTTCACATCCTTCAAAATACATACctacttttcaaaatattttaggCGATGTGTGGATCGTTCCATTTTCGTTATATGTAACTTAAGGTCACGTATAATATCTAATGTGGGATATAACAATTTGGTCAATGAAACAGATGTAAATCCGGCAGATGTTGCTGCCACATTGAGCAGGCTTCCAGAATCGCTCTCAGAAGCTGTTGAAGCTCTGGACAAAGATGAAGTTCTCCACGAACTGCTCGGACAAAAGCTTGTAGTTGCCATAAAAGCAGTCCGTAAGGTAACGCTATTGTCTCTTTATTAGACTGATTTAAATACAGTACTGGTAACTAAAAGTACATAATGGACtaatatgtttttgtatttttcaaattattgtAACAGTCTGAGGCCGAGTATTATTCCAAGAATCCAGATGCATATAAGCAACTCATTCACCGATACTAATCCTTTGCGCCTCGGAGTAATATGATTGTTCCATCATTTACTCTTTTATTGTGGACTTTTTGTCACATGAAGAGAACTAGTATTGAAGTTTCACTTGAACGGAGTATCTGACTACTGTATATGCAAACCACAAACGTGACATAAAGATGTGgatcagaaaataaataaactatatttcATATTTCGAGACGCATGCTTTAGTATTTCTTACTTTTTCGTCCCACGCTTTCAAAAGCCTCAAGTTTTGGTTctctactttttaaaaaatagatttcaaGTATCTGATATCTACTATACTATTATActgttatgtttctttgcttttgtccaaaaaaaaaaaaatgtttctttgCTTAAATGTTACTGTTATATCAACAGTAAGTAGTATAGAAATTTTAAGTTAACATGTTCAAAGGTTAGGTTCATATGGTACGCATATTATGCTCAAACAAGTAGGCGAATAAAATCTATCTCCATGTGAGCTGTATCTAACTGGGGAAGAGAACTTATTGATAAGTCCAAAAAAATTTCTTCCAAACTTCATGATTCATTCACACTAGACAAATTCGTAGGAAAGTACAACATAATTAGCTTTTCGGGCTTCTCTTTGCTAACAGATCAGCTAAATATAAGTTCAAAGAAAACTACAGCGTAAATTAAGACTTATATgcaaaaaactttaaaacaaaaaaaaggaagaagtcaACGCATGGTCCTTGAAAACGATTTTAAATTTGTTGTCGCATGATCGTGCATGTACGTAATGGTAAATATTGTTGGTTGTTTTATTAACGAAATGTAATATATACGCAAgtcaaatatacaaattataaatttgtgGGTCAAAAGGATAAAATTTGATCTAAGACAGAAAGAATAAACCTCTCTGTTGATCATTCAGAGATCAGGTGTAGTTACGAAAATAGTTTTTTGGCTAGTGACATATATGAGATAATGAGAATGAAGACATCTATAAATGAGTGAGGATTGAAACTTTgatattgaaattagtaatctACTAAACAAAGCTACTTTATACATATGTGACTCGTCCAacgtataatataaaataagttACTCTGAATCGAACCAAGGTAACTTAATCAATTTGTTGGTAACCTTCAATTAGTAGAATAAAGCTAGCTAAACTGTATTCGTAGGTCCATTTCCATCAAGATGCTCGCtcataaatcaataaaatagaACATGTATGGTCCGGATGTTTTGTCAttagacaagaaaacaaaataagccTTCTATAAGTTCATATGGTGGGGGACCTTAATCCATGGTTAGAGGCCTAGGGGTCGATGAAAAATCTAATATCTCCACCttagtttttcactttttacaTTTGCTCCCCTCGTACGTAAAATTTACCTGCTGTAAAATTTGGATCTAGATCGAATAAATTGGAAATActaaaggagaaaaagagacaATAGCATGAAACTGCTTTGCGTATGTATCTATAGATGGGATGGGACCATTGGGTCCATGAAGCTTTGTCAAGAGCCAATAAAGGATCAACTGCAAAATCAGAAACTttattgacaaacaaaaaaatgcagtTCTAAGTTGGTGGGTCACACTGTATTATACTACAAATTAGATTCgcataattaataatatgagGTAAAGAGCTTTGACTG
The Camelina sativa cultivar DH55 chromosome 6, Cs, whole genome shotgun sequence genome window above contains:
- the LOC104791582 gene encoding UDP-glycosyltransferase 73C7, whose product is MCSHDVLHFVVIPFMAQGHMIPLVDISRLLSQRQGVTVSIITTTQNVAKIKTSLSSSSSFPTINIVEVKFPSRQASLPEGCESVDMLASMVDMVKFFDAANSLEEQVEKAMVEMVQPRPSCIIGDMSLPFTSRLAKKFKIPKLLFHGFSCFSLMCIQVVRESGILKVIESNDEYFDLPGFPDRVEFTKPQVSVLQLIEGNMKESTAKIIEADNDSYGVIVNSFEELEVDYAREYRKARAGKVWCVGPVSLCNKLGLEKAKRGDKASIGQDQCLQILDSQEAGSVLYVCLGSLCNLPLAQLKELGLGLEESKKPFIWVIREWGKYGDLAMWMQQSGFEERIKGRGLVIKGWAPQVFILSHASIGGFLTHCGWNSTLEGITAGVPLLTWPLSAEQFLNEKLIVQILKSGLKIGVEKMMKYGKEEEIGVMVSRESVRKAVDELMGDSEEAEERRRIVKELSDLANKALGEGGSSDANFTLLIQDIMEQTKQHQI
- the LOC104791579 gene encoding pentatricopeptide repeat-containing protein At3g53170 → MEVIQNPVQGINSPYAIETIKLCFSRQHISSTVCSRRVASISATPTTCSTKSPKEPTGKLNSGLISTRHRIDPKKELSRILRADAAVKGVERKANSEKYLTLWPKAVLEALDEAIKENRWQSALKIFNLLRKQHWYEPRCKTYTKLFKALGNCKQPDQASLLFEVMLSEGLKPTIDVYTSLIAVYGKSGLLDKAFATLEYMKSVSDCKPDVFTFTVLISCCCKLGRFDLVKSIVLEMSYLGVGCSTVTYNTIIDGYGKAGLFEEMENVLADMIEDGDSLPDVFTLNSIIGSYGNGGNTRKMESWYNRFQLMGVQPDITTFNILILSFGKAGMYKKMCSVMDFMEKRFFSLTTVSYNIVIETFGKAGRIEKMDDVFRKMKYQGVKPNSITYCSLVNAYSRAGLVFKIDSILRQIVNSDVILDTPFFNCIINAYGEAGDLATMKELYIQMEERKCKPDRVTFATMIKTYTAHGIFDAVQELEKQMISTCENSDIGKKRLMG
- the LOC104699102 gene encoding protein fluG, with translation MEFKELKEAIEEVELVDGHAHNIVSLDSSFPFIGTFSEANGDALTFAPHSLSFKRNLREIAQLYGTQVSLEAIEEHRKTTGLESFTTKCFQEARISALLIDDGLKLDKKHDIEWHRNFVPFVGRVLRIETLAEQILDEESPPDASSTWSLDSFTRAFVERLNALVPEIVALKTIAAYRSGLDIDTHVSKEVAEKGLAEVLQAGCPVRIGNKGLIDYIVTCSLELAARYDLPLQIHTGFGDRDLDLRLSNPLHLRTLLEDKRFAKCRIVLLHASYPFSKEASFLSSVYPQVYLDFGLAVPKLSVHGMVSSVKELLDLAPTKKVMFSTDGYASPETYYLGAKKAREVIFLVLRDACASGDLSLMEAIDAAKDIFSRNSIEFYKLDLKTKSSSPQSIISTKLEMKEPDVQEDTHRFNSSVKKNGVGLTVVTMGMTSFADGPAEGSNLTGVGEIRLVPDLSTKHTIPWTKQESMVLGDMYLKPGEAWEYCPRETLRRVTKVLKDEFDLVMNAGFENEFYLLKNVVREGKEEYVPFDFGPYCSASSFDAAAPIFHDIVPALESLNITVEQFHAESGKGQFELSLGHTVASHAADNLVYTREVVRSVARKHGLLATFVPKYDLCDIGSGSHVHLSLWKNGKNVFPASDKSSALGISSVGEEFMAGVLFHLPSIVAIIAPLPNSYDRLQPNTWSGAFQCWGKENREAAIRTASPPGTPDGIFTNFEIKTFDGSANPHFGLAAIMAAGIDGLRRHLKLPIGIDVNPADVAATLSRLPESLSEAVEALDKDEVLHELLGQKLVVAIKAVRKSEAEYYSKNPDAYKQLIHRY